Within the Miscanthus floridulus cultivar M001 chromosome 2, ASM1932011v1, whole genome shotgun sequence genome, the region ttccttaatctacattgttcctcgataattatcagacatgttaaattaaaaatatgttattaaaTTTGTTTTCGTTTTGTAAGTAAAATCagcgcctatatattataagattttatacatggtcaAGAGAGGCCGTTACGACAAGATCGTCGGAGGGTCCTtaaaatcctaggaccggcactgccagtataaatcctatgtcattgagtgctaggctaggccacatccaatcataacgcacggcaaaactacaaatatttacttgttggttaaATTTCGCACCGACAAACGTCTTCATCCGAAATATCTTGTTTATTCTCTATGGCGTCTTCAGTGTCTTCTGAAAGCTACCATATTGTATGGTCATCATCGTCTTCTTTATCGCTCGTAGAGATAAACTCTCTACGCTAACCCTAATGTTATACACTTATAGCACTACACAGTTTCTATTTTAACAAGATTTCTATATTTAACTAGCTAAAAGATTCACCTAGCAAAAATCCATCCTCCATTCTTCCCGATTTGCGTCAAACCACCTGCGCCGCATGGTAGCATGCCCTCATGTCCCAGAGCTTGTttgctggttgatttctgggctgataagcttagttgatactgatttgttgtgagaagaaaAAACACTATTGCTAGTCTCTTGGTACGGGCGCGTGTGGCCGGAGCCAAGCCGCGGGAGGGAAAGCGGCGCCACGTCATCCGTTACCAGCGGCCAGCGGAGCAACATCACCACAAACTCAAACGCATCCATCCACAGCCAGAGCGAGCAGGAGTTCCTCCACCACCAGCCCAGCCCGCCCTCGTCCGCCCGTCCGCGCCCCGCTGCTGCTTCCAACGCACGCGAGCTCCGTTCCGCTCCGCAGCATCCGCATCCGAATCCGCACACGATCCCCGCGCCACTTGCCCCGTCACCCCCTCGCGGCCCGCGCCTCCGCCCGCTGCTCGGCGCAGGCCAGCGCGATGAGATGAGATGACGCCGCCGCGCGGCGGTGCCCGGCCTCCCGTCCCTCACGCGCACCACCACCCGGCCCCGTCGGGATTCCTCCTCCCATCCTCCCACCTAGCGCCGCATTTATTCCCTCCCTCGCACGACCACGGTCACGCTTCCGTCGCCCGGTCTTCTCTCCCTCGTCGCATCAGGCGCTCCCCCTCGTCGCCTATTTAAAGCGCGCCGGTTTGGGAGCCAGCGATAATGCTCTTCTCCAGGAGGCCTCTCGCCGCCGCTCTCCACCTCGCGCCCCTCTCGCCTccgctgctcctcttcttcgcgtccgcgtcctcctccttctcgcccgccgccgccgccgccgctgccgcgtcGGCCTCCGGCTCCAGAGGTACGTACGCGCTTCTTCCGTGCATTCGTGAAGATTTTCTCGGTGGGATGAGAATTTTGCCCGTTCTTCTCGTGCTGTTTTGTGCGCCGTACGATTCCTGTGCTATTTGACCGGTTTGACTGGCGCGAGATGTTCTGTCTTGTATATCTCCGATTTCACTCGGTTGTTTCCAAGGGAGTTCGTGGCTCCACTCCTTTGCCGAGCAGAGTTTGTGGATTTCATTGGGTTACCCGGATCACTTTGGCGAGTCGTGATGGCATGCAGAGATTGTGGATTTTTGTTGGAATTTGATGGATTCTGCATTTTGCATCATAGTTTTGTGATTCAGCGTTAAGTGTGTTTTATTTATTCTCATGAGATGCAGGAATTTCGGTTTTACTCGTTCTACTGCTGCAACTTTGCCCGTATGTCCTTGTAATACGTTGATCATCTAACGTTTTAACCAACTCGGACATAATTCCTGATTGAAACAACGTGCTTCGCCACCGATCGTGAAgtacagttagcatttttaagtTTATTAGCTTGTATGCTCTTACAATACAGATGTGTTGGTCTCCTATCAGGTTGCACTGCTGTAAGGATGGACAGCGGTGCGGTGGACACAGCGTCCACTGGGGCAGTATGGTCAACACCTTCGGCAGAACCGAGAAGCATTTCTGTCGGGAAGGAGGTATTCTGCAATAGGTCACTCAACATGAGGAACATTAGGGCAGTGGGATTTGATATGGACTACACTCTGGCACAGTACAAGCCTGAGACCTTCGAGGCCCTTGCTTACTATGGTACAATAGAGAAGCTTGTGAAGGATCTGCGCTACCCTGAAGAGGTTAGTGCTAAGGAATGCAAATTTGCTTAATACACCAAGATAAAATATCCAGATTGATCACTTTCATACTAGATGTGTTGGTTTTGAATCTATTTGTACATTGACCTTTCAATGCATGCAAGAAAGAGAGTTAATGGCACATAAATTCCATATAGTTGCTTTAACTGTTTTCCAATGTGTCTATGATTGTACCATTTGGATGTCCCAGAAGTTAGCGTAGCCATTATGCTTCATTTTTATACTTTTAGTCTATCATATACTATGCTTTTAGAGGCTGGACTTCTACTTATTGAGTTTAGCATGCGATTTGATAGTGTGTGGCAGCATTTCTATACCGACGGCAAGGAAGCACATCGGCTTCTGGTTATGACAGCATAGATGAATTAGTACACTCTATACCTGTTTTTACTTTTATGGAGTTTGGCTGCATAATGTTGGTGCTGTTCTTGATTAAAATTCCTTGTTGGAGTTATTGCTTTTTATCTTAGTGGGGCCTCACTGAGTGTTGCACTCATAAAGTCGAACACATTGGAGAATGAAATTTGCTATCCACTTATTGAGCAGAAATATTTTCTATTGAAGTGCATTTGCCTTGATTTCAGAATTCACCTTTACGTACTGAATCTTTATGAAAGCAACAAAACATATTCCATGTTGGCTTGTTTAGGTTCAGTATTCGATTTTACTATTCTTTGATCATGCAGCTGCTGACTTGGGAGTTTGATTGGAAATATATGGTCAGAGGACTAGTTCTTGATAAGAAGAGAGGAAATATCTTGAAGGTCAGTTATTATTTCTTAAACTTGCCCCTCGTTTTTTTGGAAATAATATATTACTGTTACACTGCCACTTAGTAAAACAAGACCAAGTTGCTGGAAGTTTTCTGTTGTAACTGTCCAAAACATAAAAGAAATTATCTTGTTATCAATGAAGGGCCCAACCTGCTTGGAAACAAAAGGCTCTGTTGTAGGAGTATTATCAGCAAAGTGCCCAACCACAATATTTTTACAATAATCAGATCTCCACATTTTTTCATATTCTTATTTGAAATGTGATGTTGGTGGTTACATGATTGCGAATCAGTAGGAGGCGTCTTGTCAAACTAATTGATGCATTTTTTTTTGTTAACTATTCTACCTATTCTTATTTATTATAATATTATAGTTTGAACCATAATCACTCTTTTCGAGCTAGCATTTGCAGTTCCTCAATATTAATATTAATCACTCGCTGAGCATCGTCGTCATTTTGGAAGTATCAAGTGTTAGTTTTCAATGTGAAAAGTTCTACTGGTTAGTGGGAATGGCAAAAACAGGTCTAGGCCTCATCATAAATTTTGATACGATCTGTATTGTAAAATTTAAATGAAATATTTGCTTCTGCTCTCAATTTGTTTTATAGCTCATTGTTTCATACTTTTGTGCTGGACTTTCAATACTTGTACTCCTTCCATCCACAAAAGGATGCAATTCTCATTTTGTGAGGAGTCAAACGATTTGaagtttgaccaaagttatatAGAAAAAGTAGTAACAtctatgatacaaaataagtaacaTTAAATTAACTAAGAAATATATTTTCGTAGTAAACCTAGTTGTAGACATAAATGGTAATACTGTTcactataaacttgatcaaagttaAGCTAGTTTGACTTGCACAAATACCATAGTTGCTACCTTTTTGTGGACGGAGGTAGTAATTTTTAACTAAATTAACTCCTTTTAACTATTTTGGTGATGGATTATCAGATGGATCGACACAAGTATGTAAAAGTTGCATACCATGGTTTTAAGGAACTGTCGAAAGAAGAAAAAGTTGCTGCTTATGGGAGTACATTGATAAGAGATTCATTTGATGAACCTGATTATGCCCTTATAGATACGCTTTTCTCACTGGGTGAAGCTTATCTATTTGCTCAGCTTGTTGATTTCATGGACAAGAATCCTGGAAAAGTACCTGCAGGCACAGAGTATGATTATTCCCATCTTACATGTTTACCATACTTATGGGGCTTGAAATTTTTAGGACATCATTTAAATATAAGTTGATTGATACAAATTATTAAAAATTATTTTACATTTTGAAGAGCATATCCACTCTGAATGATTCTTGATTCTTATTTTTGATAATTAACCAATATGTAGCCAACACTACACAACTGTCTATCACCACAAGTCCACAATACTCCAAATTTCTGTCATTTCCTTATTCCTTCATTAATTTAAATCTACTATCTTGAATCGCCTAAGCAATTACCTTTTCCTTTGTTCATTTCATGTCGGCCTGTTTTTCATCATGAGTTTAGTCTACATGCACTTTGATCCATGTCAATACCTCTTCGACCTTTTATTGCTGGACCATGCTTGTATATTCATTAACTCTGTAGTTTTGACACCCATGTCGATTCTTTGTCAAATCGGACATTCAAACCTGGTCTAGATTCTGACACCATGTTCATGTTCGAGTCACAGTTCCTATGTTCCCGCCAAAAATAAGGTTCAAGGGCACGTAGATGTTGGGATGATTGAATGCATATTATTAATTATCATGACATGCCTTGTTGATATCCTCTGTACTGTACCATGACATACTATCTCTTGACTTTTGACACCAATTATGGTAATTTAAATTTAGGTTTTTGTGGGAACTCGTTAAGTTTTatcttttttccttcttttgcaCTAGGACTTGCACACAATTTGGAAATTTTGAGGTGGTTGTGTTTGTTGTTCTCATAAATCCACAGGTCTCATGCATATAGGTCCCATCAAATTTAATTGCGTCAATGAGTGAATTGTTCAATAAGAATGCCAGGACTTTTTGTAAGTTCCAGTGGTAgccattttttttttgtcaaatcagGCATCCAAACCTGGGCTAGATTCTTACACCCACGTCCATGTTTGGGTTACAGTTCCCGTGTTCCCGCCAAAAGTGAGGTTCAAAGTTACCTATATGTTGGGATGATTGAATGAGTCATACCATATTATTATGCCATGCCTTGTTGATATCCTTTCTGTGCTGTACCATGGCATATATCCCTTGTCTTTTGACACCAATCACGGTAATTTAGTTTAGGTTTTTGTGGGCACTcggggtttttttttttgtggttgttgttgttgttgcactAGGACTTGCATACAATTCGGACAATTTGAGGTTGTTGTTCTAGCTGTTGTCATAAATCCACACGCCCTCATGCATATAGTCCCACCAAACTTTATTTGTGTCAATGAATGAATTGTTCAATAAAATGCCAGGGCTTTTTGTAAGTTCCAGTTGTAATTATTTCAAATTATTAAGTTGCCTGCACGCTAACACTATTATGGATGGCACATTACCTTTTCCATTTTTTCTCTCATGTGGCCAACAAAATCAGACCTGTCTGCACATGACCGTGTCTTACACCACACAATAAAAGCATAAGCATGtaaggctgcgtttagttcgcgaaatgaaaatttttggatgtcacatcggatgtttcggggatgtcggaaggggttttcgaatactaataaaaaaactaattacatagctcgtctggaaactgcgagacgaatttattaagcctaattaatccgtcattagcgcatgttagttactgtagcacttatggctaatcatggactaattagtcttaaaacattcgtctcacgatttccaaccaaactgtgcaattagttttttttcgtctatatttaatactccatgcatgtgccgcaagattcgatgtgatagtttggggtgaaaatttttgggaactaaaccaggcctaaggcCAGTTTCAATGGGGATTTCATAGAGTTTCATGGGCATTAAATACGCTGACATGGCactgtcttgatgaagagagagaagataaaagtttcatgggagtagagagagttttatggggatgaaactcttctgcactgttttcAAAATATGGGTGTGTTGAAACTGGGAGATGAAACCCCTACTGAGACTGGCCTAAATGAGAGTTGTCATGTGGGGGTAGCAGTATAACTGCAGGCCCAGAGTACGAGATGCAGCCAGGGCTGCCCCCGAGGGCACAGGCCAGCAGGAGCCCGAGGTGGTTTAGGTGGCTGGTTGTCTCAGCAATTAAGAAGTAGTTGAGAGTATAGAGTTAATGCAGGAATTAGAACCAAGGAGCCAGCCGACTCCTATATGTATCCAGGACTCAGTTGAATGAAGTTAAGCAATGAACAAACCTATTCCTAATCTCCCTTGTCTCTCTTAATCTCATCCCCCTTCATCTTAATCTCATCCCCTTCAACATAGGGCGTCCAGGGGATAAACCCCACGCCATTATCAACCCAAGCTACGAGCTTCATAGTCGAGGGCCAGCTACCTTGAGCACCAACGTCCTTGACAAGAGCACTATCTTTTTTTAGCAACAGGACAGTAGAGCCTTACTATTACAAGGAGAAAACAAATTTGTTGTTTACTTGTTGCTCTCTAGTTTTTCTTTCATTGTTTGATCTGGAGTTGACTGGAGTTTTTTTGAGCTTGCGTTACTATGTTGGTACAGCTATCCACTTATGTACAGAGATGTGAGGTCTGCGGTTGACTTGTGTCATCGTGATGGAACTTTAAAGCGCATGGTGGCGAAGGATCCTGCCAGGTAACTCATTTCCTATTTCATGGTTAACTATTTAATACCAGTCACCTGACACAATTCAGTGCTAGATATTATTCATAAAGACATACTTACTTTTGCTATAGGTCTGCCTTGGTTTTTattttggtccacatgcaaaTTGGCATCCATGTGTTATTTCCACTTTTATGTTCTAGAGGATCCTGCTAATTATGTCATTCCCAACTTTTACAGTTCTATATACTTGTGCTTATAATTATGTTATAGAAAATCCTGCTAATTTGTGTAATTTGAACATTGCAGGTACATCAATGAGGACTTGGCAATTGTACCAATGCTTGAAATGATCAGGAAATCTGGACGCTCAACATTCTTAGTGACGAATAGGTATGTGGCCGGTGGTGCCTTTATAATTTTAGGCTTCTTGAGACTTGTGTGATGACATATTTCTGTAATGTGTCCTATCTAGTTTCTCCTAAAACGAACCCATCTGTTAAAACTAAGGTTTTTCATCTTGATGCATTCTgcattttcaagcttcttgttaCAATCTATTTACTATTTGGACAAGTACTCATTCATGCAGTTTGTGGGACTACACCGATGTTGTCATGAACTACCTTTGTGGGCCATACACTTCAGATGTAGGCTCTGGTCTCAACCACAACTGGCTTCAATATTTTGATATTGTAATAACAGGCAGGTTAGTGTCTTATGTTCCCTGGTTCCTGATTAttttgttgctatttattattaGTGAAAGTATCAGCTCCCTCAACTTAGTAGCCAGTCCTTAATGAACTTTCTTTCAGTTCGAAGCCAAGTTTCTTCCATGATGATAACCGTGCAGGCCTCTTTGAAGTTGAGCCTGATTCTGGAAAACTTCTGAATGCTGATATTCAGGCTAGTAAATTTGTCAATTCTAATCtatcttcatggcatatgtttttCCCTAATATATGCAATCCTTCGTGAAGATCGTAAGCCCAAGATCAAGTCATCAGCACTCAACACCAGTTCAGAAAGTTTACCAGGTACTTATTTTCCTGATATATAATGTAAATGCAACTTTCTACCATTGCTATATCCTATTTATTGCTATATCCTTTCCAGGGAGGCAATGTTGGTCATCTCCACAGATTACTTTCTGTTGCTTCTAGTTCACAGGTATGGGCTATACACTTAGCAGAGATTCACTAGCACTAAATTGCACATGTGAATGGACGGACATTCAAATCCAATTAGAGGCTATTGGATCCAATGGCTTTAGTCCAATATCCTTTGCCCATGTCCGCAGCAACCCCAAGCGCCTGGTAGCTAGCCTGGGTGCTTCACCACCGTTCTGACCAACTTTGAGCGGGCATACCCAGCCAACAGGTTCCTGCCGAGTGGTTTGCAGCGCATCCGCTGCCGTTACTGCCGGGACAGCTGTTGCTCATGCGAAGAAGGCCACGGCGCAGGACTAGCAGAGCCGGACGCAAGACCTGCGCGGCTGCTCCACCGCCGTTGCCGCCACCTCCACCGTGACCAGTTTCCTGCTACCAAGTATAAGTCCAATAGAATTTGAATTGTCCATTTTTTTATCCTACAGAATCCAAAGCTATTGGATCCATATAGAAGTGCCGAAATCCCATAGGATATTGGACTAAAGCCAATCCAATACTCTACACTGAATGTATCTGAGTGTTTGAATCAAACATAATATTTCCTTATCTTACAATTTTGTAGATTctctatgttggtgatcacatATATGGAGATATTCTGCGGAGCAAGAAAGTTCTGGGTATGTTTTATTTATCCTCTACTTGTTAGTTGTATTGTGATCTGATATATAAATCTATGATTAAGCATGGCAGTTTTAATTGTGCAGACAACTTTTAATGTTGCCCCCATTTCATTAAGTTCATACTAGCCCACACCTAATCATAGACACACATATAATATAACATATATGAATGCTGGATGATTGTATGGAGGCTTCATGGCCGGAAAAAATAATCATGTAGCCTCGGTTAGGGCACTGCAGTCTGTCTGAGCAGACAGAGCGGTGCAGCAGCCTGCGCATTTGACCTATACGAGCGATTGCGGCGGGGACGCTGAGCCACTCTCTTAGCATTCAGCAGCTCTAGCACTAACGCTGCTTGCTGCCGGCCATGAAGCCTGAGGTGGAGGTGGCTCCTCATGCCAGAAACAAAAAGAGGAGGTCGGAGGCACCCGACACCGACGGCTAGCAATCGGAGGAGATGGGAAGCATCTCGCCACTCTTGGCGATGACAGATGTGCTCGACTCCAAACCTTTTGGGGCCGGAGGGCATAGATCTCGGAGTCGCCAAGAAACACCACCGtatggaggtggaggagctgggAGACGACAGCAATGAAAGGCCGTTGATTACATCAGCGCCCTACCCGATGGCGTTCTTGGTGACATCATCTCCCTCCTGCCCACCAAGGATGCTGGGCGAGTCCCCAACCCTAGCCAAACGATGCAAGCACCTATGGCGCTCTACCTTGCTCAACCTTGATTGCCATGACCTCCCTGGCTTCCTCACAGACGACGGCGCTCTCGCCTCTGCCATCTCCCAGATCCTCTCTAGTCCGGCCGTTGCTAATAACACAAACACAAAAGGTGAACGTGTGTCACACACACGCTACCCTTTTTCAAGTCTATCTATACCCCCACCGCCCACACAGAGGAAGTGAGAATTGGAAACTGATGCCAACCCACCTCACGCTCCATTGCTTGCGCGCTCCCTCTGCCATTGCCTCCTTGGCCAGCGTCCCTGCAGAGATACTCGTCCTCATCTTCACCTACCTTCAGTGCTTCGCCGACCTCTTGAGCATTGCGGGCGTCTGCAAAGACTGGCGCAATGCCGTGCACGTGCCAACAAGTACTTGGAACAAGCAAATTCAGGAAGATCCGATACATCTAAGAACAGATATCAAGTCAATCTCATACAAGAGTGCCTGTGAAGCATCGCTGTTGTGTTCACTGTTCCTTTAGAGCACTAGGGCCTTCTTAGTCCCAAGGTTGAGGTGGACGGGCCCAATCCTCTCCGTCCAGATGTTCCACTGCTCTCCCCAAACACACGGAACCGGATTGGCTGGTATGCGTCGAACCCCCTTGGATAGTTCCATCCGCACTATCTTTAGCATTGGCGCAGATTTGATCGGAATGTTTAAGAAACCAAGGTCGTGATCCATTGAATCCTTTGATTTCCACCACCTCGAGATTAGTCAATGAGATGTGTCGATTTCTCCTGATGTCCTCCATGTAATGGCCATATTCTTTCTTAGTTGAGCAAATGCCACGCTCCTACAAAAGAGTCAATAAAGTACACCACATTAGCCACTGATGTTTAGTATTAGCTAGCTAGAGAACTTAGCTAAGGTGTATGAAGTGAAGTTATATACACTGACTTGAGGAAGGATGAGCTGGAGGTTTTGTATGACATTCAGAGTCTTGAGCAGCTCCAACACAAGTGTTCCAAAAGCTAAAGCACACCGGTCCTCCATTCGGAGATGAAGCATAGAAATAGAAAAATTGTTTATTGGAAGGGCGTATTATTTCTTCCGTAAAACTCCGTCTTGCTTCTACAGACGTACCTGCTAAACAATGTGATTATCATATGTTGTGCAAATAAAAATGACAAAATTCATTGAAGGTTGGGAAATTAAATTGTGCAGTAGATCAACACACGTACATAGCCGCTGGCAAGTATCACCATGCATAGCACACGGATGCGTAAGCCAGCAGGATTATTGAGCTCTGTGTATTTGCTGCTCCATTCCATGGAGGTGGACAAACTCATAAGGTGCAAATTGAGACCAAATCCAATGAAACGAGATAATGTGGAGAAATACAAGAACAAGAGCGAATCGACCGTGGGCTCCTCGAACGACGTGATCAAGTCACGGTTCCCACTGGATTGCAGCCTGAATTTGTTGAGCTCGGCTGCTTGGACGTTAAGACGCTGTGGCGTGACATCCACAACAGGAACAAGCACGGCCCTCAACATGATTTCCTCGAGCGACCCTGAGCTAATAACACAAACACAAAAGGTGAACTTgtgtcacacacacacactaccCTTTTTCAAGTCTCTATCTATACCCCCACCTCCCACACCGAGGAAGGGAGAACTGGAAACTGATCCCCACCAACCTCACGCTCCATTGCTTGCGCGCTCCCTCTGCCATTGCCTCCTTGGCCAGCGTCCCTGCAGAGATACTCGTCCTCATCTTCACCTACCTTCAGTGCTTCGCCGACCTCTTGAGCATTGCGGGCGTCTGCAAAGACTGGCGCAATGCCGTGCACGTGCCAACAAGTACTTGGAACAAGCAAATTCAGGAAGATCCGATACATCTAAGAACAGATATCAGGTCAATCTCATACAAGAGTGCCTGTGAAGCATCGCTGTTGTGTTCACTGTTCCTTTAGAGCACTAGGGCCTTCTTAGTCCCAAGGTTGAGGTGGACGGGCCCAATCCTCTCCGTCCAGATGTTCCACTGCTCTCCCCAAACACACAGAACCGGATTGGCTGGTATGTGTCGAGAACGCTGGCAAGCGGCCTGTCAATCTCCCTCCTTCGGATCACCTCCTGTCGACACAAACTGTCGTCAGCTGGGAGAGACGATGACAAGGAAAGGGCGTTGATTACATCAGCGCTCTCCCCGACGGCGTTCTCGTCGATTACATCAGCGCCTTCCCCGACGGCGTTCTCGGTGATATCATCTCCCTTCTGCCCACCAAGGACGCCGGTCGTGTCCCAACCCTAGCTAAACGATGGAAGCACCTATGGCGCTCCGCCTTGCTCTACCTCGACTGCCACGACCTCCCTAGATTCCCCGCAGACGATGACGCTCTCGCCGCCGCCATCTCCCAGATCCTCTCCAGTCTCCAGTCTCTAGCAAATCCCTATTCCTCTCTGTAGTCTCTATCTATACCCCGAGGAAGAGAGAACTGGAAACTGATTCCCACCCACCTCACGCTCCATTGCACGCATACTCCCTCCGCCATGGCCTCCTTGGCCAGCGTCCCTGTAGAGATCCTCATCTTCACCTGCCTGCGGTGCTTCGCCATTGCACTGTGTCTAATGTAAAGCATGTAACATAACACAAACACAAAAGGTGAACGTgtgtcacacacacacaaaatCACACAATCACACTCACGCTACCCTTTTTACTAGTGATTTCTTGTGGTAA harbors:
- the LOC136517136 gene encoding uncharacterized protein isoform X4, whose amino-acid sequence is MLFSRRPLAAALHLAPLSPPLLLFFASASSSFSPAAAAAAAASASGSRGCTAVRMDSGAVDTASTGAVWSTPSAEPRSISVGKEVFCNRSLNMRNIRAVGFDMDYTLAQYKPETFEALAYYGTIEKLVKDLRYPEELLTWEFDWKYMVRGLVLDKKRGNILKMDRHKYVKVAYHGFKELSKEEKVAAYGSTLIRDSFDEPDYALIDTLFSLGEAYLFAQLVDFMDKNPGKVPAGTDYPLMYRDVRSAVDLCHRDGTLKRMVAKDPARYINEDLAIVPMLEMIRKSGRSTFLVTNSLWDYTDVVMNYLCGPYTSDVGSGLNHNWLQYFDIVITGSSKPSFFHDDNRAGLFEVEPDSGKLLNADIQIVSPRSSHQHSTPVQKVYQGGNVGHLHRLLSVASSSQILYVGDHIYGDILRSKKVLGWRTMLVIPELEQEVKLLSESKSTRKELRHLRMERDSIEDRIHHLEWSLNLGSF
- the LOC136517136 gene encoding uncharacterized protein isoform X3, which encodes MLFSRRPLAAALHLAPLSPPLLLFFASASSSFSPAAAAAAAASASGSRGCTAVRMDSGAVDTASTGAVWSTPSAEPRSISVGKEVFCNRSLNMRNIRAVGFDMDYTLAQYKPETFEALAYYGTIEKLVKDLRYPEELLTWEFDWKYMVRGLVLDKKRGNILKMDRHKYVKVAYHGFKELSKEEKVAAYGSTLIRDSFDEPDYALIDTLFSLGEAYLFAQLVDFMDKNPGKVPAGTDYPLMYRDVRSAVDLCHRDGTLKRMVAKDPARYINEDLAIVPMLEMIRKSGRSTFLVTNSLWDYTDVVMNYLCGPYTSDVGSGLNHNWLQYFDIVITGSSKPSFFHDDNRAGLFEVEPDSGKLLNADIQIVSPRSSHQHSTPVQKVYQGGNVGHLHRLLSVASSSQILYVGDHIYGDILRSKKVLGWRTMLVIPELEQEVKLLSESKSTRKELRHLRMERDSIEDRIHHLEWSLKNRESMFAAFIRRLRGNIIRSFIRCGDSS
- the LOC136517136 gene encoding uncharacterized protein isoform X1, whose amino-acid sequence is MLFSRRPLAAALHLAPLSPPLLLFFASASSSFSPAAAAAAAASASGSRGCTAVRMDSGAVDTASTGAVWSTPSAEPRSISVGKEVFCNRSLNMRNIRAVGFDMDYTLAQYKPETFEALAYYGTIEKLVKDLRYPEELLTWEFDWKYMVRGLVLDKKRGNILKMDRHKYVKVAYHGFKELSKEEKVAAYGSTLIRDSFDEPDYALIDTLFSLGEAYLFAQLVDFMDKNPGKVPAGTDYPLMYRDVRSAVDLCHRDGTLKRMVAKDPARYINEDLAIVPMLEMIRKSGRSTFLVTNSLWDYTDVVMNYLCGPYTSDVGSGLNHNWLQYFDIVITGSSKPSFFHDDNRAGLFEVEPDSGKLLNADIQIVSPRSSHQHSTPVQKVYQGGNVGHLHRLLSVASSSQILYVGDHIYGDILRSKKVLGWRTMLVIPELEQEVKLLSESKSTRKELRHLRMERDSIEDRIHHLEWSLKLDDVTENQEKLFSEHDNLLKQREHVRRLHQEAQRQHHQKFHKVWGQLMKTGYQNSRFAHQVERFACLYSSQVTNFGLYSPNKYYRPSEDYMPHEFDVLGL
- the LOC136517136 gene encoding uncharacterized protein isoform X2; this encodes MDSGAVDTASTGAVWSTPSAEPRSISVGKEVFCNRSLNMRNIRAVGFDMDYTLAQYKPETFEALAYYGTIEKLVKDLRYPEELLTWEFDWKYMVRGLVLDKKRGNILKMDRHKYVKVAYHGFKELSKEEKVAAYGSTLIRDSFDEPDYALIDTLFSLGEAYLFAQLVDFMDKNPGKVPAGTDYPLMYRDVRSAVDLCHRDGTLKRMVAKDPARYINEDLAIVPMLEMIRKSGRSTFLVTNSLWDYTDVVMNYLCGPYTSDVGSGLNHNWLQYFDIVITGSSKPSFFHDDNRAGLFEVEPDSGKLLNADIQIVSPRSSHQHSTPVQKVYQGGNVGHLHRLLSVASSSQILYVGDHIYGDILRSKKVLGWRTMLVIPELEQEVKLLSESKSTRKELRHLRMERDSIEDRIHHLEWSLKLDDVTENQEKLFSEHDNLLKQREHVRRLHQEAQRQHHQKFHKVWGQLMKTGYQNSRFAHQVERFACLYSSQVTNFGLYSPNKYYRPSEDYMPHEFDVLGL